The following DNA comes from Candidatus Ozemobacteraceae bacterium.
ACTCGCGTTCGTTGTTCGTGACGAGGCATGCGCCCGCAGAGAGGGCGTGAGCTGCGATGAGGGTGTCCATCGGCCCGATCGGAGATCCGTTTTTCTCGAGATGATGGCGGATAGCTCCATATTCGATGGCTGCCGCCGAGTCGAAGGGAAGGATCTCGAACGGCAGGAGGAATTCCTGCAGGTGTCTCCTGTTTTTATCTGGCTTCGAGCTTTTCGCGATGCCGAACTCGAGTTCGGCGAGGGTGACCGCTGAAATGCCGATTTCTCCGGGGCCGTGCGCTTTGACATGGGCGGCAAGCGCCGGGTGTGTGCTTTTGCAGAGATAGATGAAGATATTCGTATCGAGAAGATACAGCATCAGTCGAAGAGCTCCTCACGTCGTTCGAGACTGCCCTGGTCCCGTTCGGACATGAAGTCTTCCGTGAATTTCCCGGCGTTGCGTTCCATCGGGGCCCACCAGTCGTCCTTGGGGAGGAGGATGATGGCGTTTCCGAGACGCTTGATGAACACTTCTTTCCCGTTGAATCGGAACTCCTTGGGAAGCCGGACGGCCTGGCTCTGCCCATTCTGGAAAAGTTTTGCGGTTTTCATGTTCGTCCTCCGTATATACTAATAAATAGATACTCCAGATGGTGCGATTGTGCAAGATGTTTCCGCCATCATCAATGATCCGCTTGCCCGGACAAAATGAACCGGGGCCGCCCTGTGCGGACGGCCCCGGATATTTCGATGGGGAGGAATGATTACGAGAGGGCTTTGACCATCAATTCGGCGACACGGCGGCTGAAGCCGGCGGGGTCGGGGAGTTTGCCGCCCTCGGCAAGCAGGGCCTGGCCGTAGAGCAGCTCGGCGTAGTCGCCGATGCGGCTGTCGTTCTTGTCGGTGGCGTAGATGCCGTTCAGTTTCTCGAGCAGCGGGTGGGTGGCGTTCAGCTCGAGAATGCGCTTCACGGGCGGAACGTCCTTGCCGGTGGCCTTCAGCAGGGCTTCGAGCTGAGGCGTCATGTCGTATTCGTTGCCGACGATGCAGGCGGGTGAGGTCGTGAGGCGGCTCGAGAGGCGCACTTCCTTCACGTGCTCGGAGAGTTTGCCCTGCAGGGCCTCGAGGAGCGGCTTCCAGGCAGTCTCCTTCTCCTTGCGGGCCTCCTCTTCCTTCTTGCGTTCTTCATCGCTGCCCAGTTCGGCGACGCCCTTGGCGGCGGACTGGAACGTCTTTCCCTTGTATTCATGCACGAATTGGACCCACACCTCGTCGACGGGGTCGCTGAGCAGCAGCACTTCGTAGCCCTTGGCCCGGAACGCCTCGAGATGCGGCGACGACTCGGCCATCGCGCGGGTCTCGCCCGTCAAATAGTAGATGCTTTTCTGCTCGGGCTTCATCCGGCCCACGTATTCCTCCATCGTGAACCAGTCGCTCGGCGAGAAGGTGCTCTGGAAGAGGCAGGCGTCGAACAGGCGGTCGCGGTCCTCGGGGACCTTGAACAGGCCTTCTTTCACCACGCGGCCGAACTCCTTCCAGAACTCGAGGAACTTGTCGCGCTGGTCGGTGCGCATCGTCTTGAACGCGTCGAGCACCTTGCGGGTGATCGTCTTGCGGATGCCGGTGATGCGCCGGTCGTGCTGAAGTATTTCGCGCGATATATTCAGGGGCAGGTCCTCGGCGTCGACGACGCCGCGCACGAACCGCAGATACTCCGGCACGAGGTCCTTGCAGTCGTGCATGATGAAGACGCGCTTGATGTACAGGTTCACGCCCCGTTCGGCATCCGGCATGTAGATGTCGTGGCCGGCCTTGGTCGGGATGTAGAGCAGCGAACGGAACTCGTTCGTCGTGCCTTCGGCCTTGAACATGATCCACTTGAGCGGGTCGTTCCAGTCGCGGCTGAGGTGCTTGTAGAACTCCTTGTGCTCGTCCTCGGTGATCTCTTTTTCGGGCCGCATCCAGATCGCTTTCATCGAGTTGAGCGTCGCGTCCTCGATGGTCGTCTCATCCTTCGCGTCCTTACCCTCGCCGACGCGCTTGTGGCGCTCGACGCGCATCTTGATGGGGTAGGCGACGAAGTCGGAGTATTTCCGCACGATATCCCTGATCGTCCACTCGGTGGTGAAATCCTGGATCTCGTGATGCTCGTCGTCCTCGCTGGCCTTGTCATCCTTGTTCTCGACCTTCAGGTGCAGGGTGACCGAGGTGCCCTGGTGGTCCCGGGAAGCCTCGTCGATGCTGTAGGTGCCGTCGCCGGTCGATTCCCAGCGCCACGCCTTCTCTTCGCCCGCCTTGCGGCTGACGACGGTGACACGGTCGGCGACCATGAAGCTCGAGTAGAAGCCGACGCCGAACTGGCCGATCAGCTCGGGCGGAAGCGCCTTATCCTTGGCTTCCTGAGCCAGCCGGAGAAACTCCTTCGTGCCGGAACGGGCGATCGTGCCGAGATACTCGACCAGCTCGTCGCGGTTCATGCCGATGCCGGTGTCGTGGATGGTGAGCGTGTTCTTTTCCTTGTCGGGCTCGATGCGGATGTGCAGATCCTCGGTCAGGCCGCGGAGCGCGTCTTTCGTGAGCGCCTCGAAACGCAGCTTGTCGAGCGCGTCGGACGCGTTCGAGATGAGCTCGCGCAGGAAGATCTCGCGGTGCGAATACACCGAGTGGATCATCAGATCGAGCAGTTGCCTGGCTTCGGTCTTGAATTCGTAGGTCTGGGCAGTAGACATTGAGGCTCCTCCGGAAATATGTGACTAAATATTGTATACCTGAGCGTATCAGGTGAGAATCCGCAGCGTCAGACGATCTTTACGTCGATCGTGCGAGGACGTGCTTCGGGGGCCTTCGGCAGGGT
Coding sequences within:
- a CDS encoding type II toxin-antitoxin system VapC family toxin translates to MLYLLDTNIFIYLCKSTHPALAAHVKAHGPGEIGISAVTLAELEFGIAKSSKPDKNRRHLQEFLLPFEILPFDSAAAIEYGAIRHHLEKNGSPIGPMDTLIAAHALSAGACLVTNNEREFSRVPGLKLVNWCKSSHRIAP
- the vapB gene encoding type II toxin-antitoxin system VapB family antitoxin, with the protein product MKTAKLFQNGQSQAVRLPKEFRFNGKEVFIKRLGNAIILLPKDDWWAPMERNAGKFTEDFMSERDQGSLERREELFD
- the htpG gene encoding molecular chaperone HtpG, which codes for MSTAQTYEFKTEARQLLDLMIHSVYSHREIFLRELISNASDALDKLRFEALTKDALRGLTEDLHIRIEPDKEKNTLTIHDTGIGMNRDELVEYLGTIARSGTKEFLRLAQEAKDKALPPELIGQFGVGFYSSFMVADRVTVVSRKAGEEKAWRWESTGDGTYSIDEASRDHQGTSVTLHLKVENKDDKASEDDEHHEIQDFTTEWTIRDIVRKYSDFVAYPIKMRVERHKRVGEGKDAKDETTIEDATLNSMKAIWMRPEKEITEDEHKEFYKHLSRDWNDPLKWIMFKAEGTTNEFRSLLYIPTKAGHDIYMPDAERGVNLYIKRVFIMHDCKDLVPEYLRFVRGVVDAEDLPLNISREILQHDRRITGIRKTITRKVLDAFKTMRTDQRDKFLEFWKEFGRVVKEGLFKVPEDRDRLFDACLFQSTFSPSDWFTMEEYVGRMKPEQKSIYYLTGETRAMAESSPHLEAFRAKGYEVLLLSDPVDEVWVQFVHEYKGKTFQSAAKGVAELGSDEERKKEEEARKEKETAWKPLLEALQGKLSEHVKEVRLSSRLTTSPACIVGNEYDMTPQLEALLKATGKDVPPVKRILELNATHPLLEKLNGIYATDKNDSRIGDYAELLYGQALLAEGGKLPDPAGFSRRVAELMVKALS